A stretch of Mucilaginibacter terrae DNA encodes these proteins:
- a CDS encoding RNA polymerase sigma factor, producing MDDELLWSSFLQGNRTAFQEIYSKHYQSLYSYGMRKLNHADLVRDCIQDVFMAVWVNRANLSPTTNIKYYLLASLRNLLVKVATADGKWQKVEITSTELFHIQFNPESEYIQKENLTQKAKILIEALDKLTPRQKEVLYLRYFEELSYEQIAELLNLTLKGVYKLNYRAIDALKLILGLNKSELLTLIIALKLEFLK from the coding sequence ATGGATGATGAGTTGTTATGGAGTTCTTTTTTGCAAGGGAATAGAACTGCATTTCAGGAAATATATTCAAAGCATTATCAAAGCCTGTACAGTTACGGCATGCGCAAACTCAATCATGCCGATTTGGTACGCGATTGCATACAAGATGTTTTTATGGCCGTATGGGTCAATCGCGCCAATTTATCACCTACCACCAATATAAAATACTACTTGCTTGCATCGTTGCGCAACCTGCTTGTTAAGGTAGCTACAGCCGATGGCAAATGGCAAAAAGTTGAAATAACCTCAACTGAACTTTTTCATATCCAGTTTAACCCCGAATCGGAGTACATTCAAAAGGAAAATTTAACCCAAAAAGCTAAAATATTAATAGAAGCGCTTGATAAACTTACGCCTCGGCAAAAGGAAGTGCTTTATTTGAGATATTTTGAAGAGTTAAGCTATGAACAAATTGCTGAATTGCTGAATTTGACACTAAAGGGTGTATATAAACTGAATTACCGTGCAATTGATGCTCTTAAATTGATATTAGGTCTTAATAAATCGGAGCTTTTAACGTTGATAATTGCTTTGAAGCTGGAATTTCTCAAATAA
- a CDS encoding IS1 family transposase yields the protein MYTDRLNIYSSVIPAAMDRVARYGTNKIERTNLNLRIRLKRLNRKTICYSKSMAMLEACLNIIFWYEKPLMFQTCF from the coding sequence ATATACACCGATAGGCTTAATATTTACAGCTCGGTCATTCCAGCGGCGATGGATAGAGTTGCCCGGTACGGAACTAATAAAATTGAGCGCACTAACCTTAATTTGAGGATCCGGCTGAAAAGGCTTAATAGAAAAACTATTTGTTATTCAAAAAGCATGGCAATGCTTGAAGCTTGTTTGAATATCATATTTTGGTATGAAAAACCGCTCATGTTTCAAACTTGTTTTTGA
- a CDS encoding site-specific integrase produces MKTQKSTFGVIFYLRKYKAVKSGRVPIYARITVNGRRTDLSVKRSVEPANWNEHKGMAKGSREEISKLNKYLEEYRAGIVDAYQELQLKKKLITAELVKDKFSGEDQSEFTLCKLMDYHNIEEVEVLEQGTIKNYFTTQKYVKEFLWQHYKTSDKYLSELTYKFITEFEVFLRKRKPEKGQRPLANNGIMKHLERFCKMINLAVRLEWIERNPFHAYRLKFEKVERRFLTKLELQRIEDKQFDIFRLQLVKDLFIFSCYTGLAYRDVFNLLPENLVEWSADNFWLISSRQKTSVAIKVPLLPKALAIIGKYNEHPQTVNSGKLLPPISNQKLNSYLKEIADLCSITKPLTFHIARHTFATTIALTNKVPIETVSKLLSHTKISTTQIYAKVVETKLREDMDELRQKLMAG; encoded by the coding sequence ATGAAAACACAGAAAAGCACCTTTGGTGTGATCTTTTATCTCAGGAAGTACAAAGCCGTAAAGAGCGGCAGAGTGCCCATCTACGCCCGGATAACCGTAAACGGGCGCAGGACTGACCTGTCGGTTAAACGTTCGGTAGAGCCTGCAAATTGGAATGAGCACAAGGGCATGGCAAAAGGTAGCCGTGAAGAAATATCAAAGCTGAACAAGTATTTAGAAGAATACCGTGCGGGAATCGTGGATGCCTATCAGGAGTTGCAACTGAAAAAGAAACTTATCACAGCCGAGTTGGTAAAAGACAAATTCAGTGGGGAAGACCAGTCCGAGTTTACCTTATGTAAACTCATGGATTATCATAATATCGAAGAAGTAGAAGTGCTCGAACAAGGAACGATAAAAAACTACTTCACTACTCAGAAGTATGTAAAGGAGTTTTTGTGGCAGCATTATAAAACCAGCGACAAGTATTTATCAGAGCTCACCTATAAGTTCATTACAGAGTTTGAGGTCTTCCTACGAAAAAGGAAACCGGAGAAAGGGCAGCGCCCGTTGGCGAACAACGGAATTATGAAGCACTTGGAGCGGTTCTGTAAAATGATAAACCTGGCTGTGAGGCTGGAATGGATCGAGCGCAACCCGTTCCACGCTTACCGCTTAAAGTTTGAAAAGGTAGAACGTCGGTTCTTAACTAAACTTGAGCTACAAAGGATAGAGGACAAGCAATTCGATATATTCCGTTTACAATTGGTAAAGGACCTTTTTATATTCAGTTGCTATACCGGCCTTGCTTATCGTGATGTATTTAACCTGTTGCCGGAGAACTTGGTAGAATGGTCGGCAGATAATTTTTGGTTGATTTCCAGTAGGCAAAAAACAAGTGTTGCGATCAAGGTTCCTTTACTGCCTAAAGCATTAGCTATAATTGGAAAATACAACGAACACCCACAAACTGTGAATAGCGGCAAATTGCTGCCCCCCATTAGCAACCAAAAGCTGAATAGCTACCTGAAGGAAATTGCAGACTTATGCAGTATCACCAAACCGCTCACTTTCCATATTGCCCGACACACCTTTGCGACGACAATAGCATTGACTAATAAAGTTCCGATAGAAACGGTGAGCAAACTGCTCAGCCATACAAAGATATCGACCACGCAAATTTACGCCAAGGTTGTAGAAACTAAATTGAGGGAAGATATGGATGAGCTAAGGCAAAAGCTCATGGCAGGTTGA
- a CDS encoding relaxase/mobilization nuclease domain-containing protein, whose amino-acid sequence MIGKIVTGKSFRGCLNYLHEGRLQPTKELQQLEAAKKQAQVISFNQCFGDKKQLMKQFGEVRLMNPRLSKPVFHATISFAYADSNRLTIQDKADIATELAKAFRFEDNQYVAIAHADTKHEHLHIVANRIGYNGKTASDSNSYKRMAEFGRRMELKYNLTQVLSPNRFLSKQERQEQKTKPRLDNRKELLKQRLNTAIQSSKTMLDVKQLMEKHGYEVELGRGIAFTDQQHVRFKGSQVGFALATIEKKLKQQQNQQAKRQEVQPNTYLKRDREENEIKERKGMRL is encoded by the coding sequence ATGATAGGGAAGATAGTCACAGGTAAAAGTTTCAGGGGCTGCCTAAACTACCTGCATGAAGGCAGGTTGCAGCCTACTAAAGAACTTCAACAATTGGAGGCTGCAAAAAAGCAGGCGCAGGTCATTTCCTTTAACCAATGCTTTGGCGACAAAAAGCAATTGATGAAACAGTTTGGTGAAGTCAGGTTAATGAACCCCAGGCTTTCAAAGCCGGTTTTTCATGCAACGATTAGTTTCGCTTATGCGGACAGTAACAGATTAACCATTCAGGATAAAGCCGATATAGCTACAGAACTTGCGAAGGCATTCCGGTTTGAGGATAACCAGTATGTAGCCATTGCCCATGCCGATACGAAGCATGAGCATTTACACATCGTCGCAAACCGTATCGGTTACAATGGCAAGACCGCCAGTGACAGCAACAGCTATAAACGCATGGCTGAGTTTGGCCGGAGGATGGAATTAAAATATAACCTGACACAAGTACTCAGCCCAAACCGATTTTTAAGCAAGCAGGAGCGCCAGGAACAGAAGACGAAGCCAAGGTTGGACAACCGGAAAGAATTGCTCAAGCAGCGTTTAAACACGGCTATACAAAGCAGCAAAACGATGCTGGATGTTAAGCAGCTAATGGAAAAACATGGCTATGAAGTAGAGCTTGGCCGGGGCATCGCTTTTACAGACCAGCAGCATGTGAGGTTTAAAGGAAGCCAAGTTGGCTTCGCTTTGGCAACCATAGAAAAGAAACTTAAGCAACAACAAAACCAACAGGCTAAACGGCAAGAGGTTCAACCGAATACTTATCTGAAACGGGATAGAGAGGAAAACGAAATCAAAGAACGGAAAGGAATGAGATTATGA
- a CDS encoding helix-turn-helix domain-containing protein: MAEILHIGRKVARIREIKGIKQEALALELGVSQQTISNIEKSEKLEDEVLDKIAKYLGVTPEAIKNFSDEAVINYFNTFNDSSINQGQNYHCTFNPLDKLIELIEENKKLYERLLQSEREKVELLKSK; the protein is encoded by the coding sequence ATGGCAGAAATATTACATATCGGACGTAAGGTTGCAAGAATACGAGAGATCAAGGGCATCAAACAAGAAGCACTTGCGCTGGAGCTAGGCGTTAGCCAGCAAACTATTTCCAATATTGAAAAAAGTGAAAAGCTTGAAGACGAAGTGTTGGACAAAATTGCGAAATATTTAGGTGTGACACCCGAGGCAATAAAAAATTTCAGTGACGAAGCTGTGATTAATTATTTCAACACCTTCAACGATAGCAGTATAAATCAAGGCCAGAATTACCACTGCACATTTAATCCTTTGGATAAGCTGATTGAGCTGATTGAAGAGAACAAAAAGCTTTATGAACGCCTGCTGCAAAGCGAACGGGAAAAAGTTGAGCTGCTGAAAAGCAAGTAA
- a CDS encoding plasmid mobilization protein: protein MAKPKLAGPTHAIAFVGIYLKLRLSGEAVYQYNKSLTGMEEARVKNKGGRPKQAIKKREHLAVMCSLVERKVIENKAQRASMTVSEYLRELGLHGKVKQRLRSLPREVLEFKGRLNHIAANLNQIARKRNRNEDLDVMDRALLNQQTRELKSITDQIDGYIS from the coding sequence TTGGCTAAGCCAAAACTTGCTGGCCCCACTCATGCTATCGCATTCGTGGGGATTTATCTTAAGCTTCGCTTAAGCGGTGAAGCTGTATATCAGTATAACAAAAGCTTAACGGGTATGGAAGAGGCAAGGGTAAAAAACAAGGGAGGCAGGCCAAAACAGGCGATTAAGAAACGGGAGCATTTGGCTGTGATGTGCAGCCTGGTCGAACGGAAGGTAATTGAGAATAAAGCCCAAAGGGCAAGCATGACTGTCTCTGAATACTTGAGGGAGTTAGGCTTGCATGGTAAGGTGAAGCAAAGGTTAAGGTCACTGCCGAGGGAGGTGCTGGAATTCAAAGGTAGGCTAAATCATATTGCCGCTAACTTAAATCAAATTGCCAGGAAGCGCAATCGTAATGAAGATCTTGATGTGATGGACAGGGCTTTGCTCAACCAACAAACAAGGGAGCTTAAAAGTATAACAGATCAAATAGATGGTTATATATCATGA
- a CDS encoding SMI1/KNR4 family protein, translated as MELKIIIDQFFRLINFTNPYIYEALGDGLEESEIKYMEQSINFDFPEDLHTLYSIKNGLQHADFERLEQTLLFQNGLFLTLEDSIKEYEYLIFDFKLRKKLPIFDSGGGDFLLFDCDKKSSTYNTIVYYSPALLITTPQSIYDSMETLFSTNIRCFIDGVYKYDDTMSLEIAPKRLASLSKKMNPNSSFWEEYERYL; from the coding sequence ATGGAACTCAAAATAATTATCGACCAGTTTTTTCGCTTAATAAATTTCACCAACCCGTACATTTATGAAGCATTAGGAGATGGGCTCGAAGAAAGTGAAATTAAGTATATGGAGCAAAGTATCAACTTCGACTTTCCTGAAGATTTACATACGCTTTATTCAATTAAGAACGGCTTACAACATGCCGATTTTGAACGACTAGAGCAAACTTTGCTTTTTCAGAACGGATTGTTTTTAACTCTCGAAGATAGTATCAAGGAATACGAATATCTAATATTCGACTTCAAGTTGAGAAAGAAACTTCCCATTTTTGACAGTGGTGGTGGTGACTTTTTATTATTTGATTGTGATAAGAAGAGTTCTACTTATAACACCATTGTATATTACTCTCCTGCATTGCTAATTACAACACCACAATCAATTTATGATTCTATGGAAACCTTATTTTCAACAAATATCCGATGCTTTATAGACGGTGTTTATAAATATGACGATACGATGAGTTTGGAAATAGCCCCTAAGCGCTTAGCATCCTTATCGAAAAAAATGAACCCTAACTCTTCGTTTTGGGAAGAGTACGAACGTTATTTATAA
- a CDS encoding IS1 family transposase encodes MTSCIKPVDAPKCVKCNGVTIRYGKTQGRQRYRCKFCKMTFLQTYSYRAWSPYCSQNIVALLTEGCGIRSIARLLKVATGTVIKRIKQIAGRLHKPSIESGGIYEVDEFKTYIGSKECPCWVILALDRASGKVVEIVVGKRNMANLSSITNVLINTAC; translated from the coding sequence ATGACTAGCTGTATCAAACCTGTTGATGCTCCTAAATGTGTGAAATGCAATGGAGTGACCATTAGGTATGGCAAAACACAAGGGAGGCAACGATACCGGTGTAAGTTTTGTAAAATGACCTTTCTCCAAACATACAGCTACCGGGCTTGGTCACCATATTGCAGCCAAAACATAGTTGCTTTGTTAACTGAAGGTTGCGGTATCAGAAGTATCGCCAGGTTGTTGAAAGTTGCGACCGGTACAGTGATCAAACGAATCAAACAGATAGCTGGACGATTACACAAACCTTCAATAGAATCAGGTGGCATTTATGAAGTTGACGAGTTCAAAACGTATATTGGCAGTAAGGAATGTCCTTGCTGGGTTATCCTGGCTTTAGACCGGGCTTCGGGTAAGGTAGTAGAAATTGTCGTCGGTAAACGAAATATGGCTAATTTAAGCTCGATCACAAATGTCCTGATCAACACGGCGTGCTAG
- a CDS encoding DUF6443 domain-containing protein, with protein MNVLPTTVMALRALLLLMCIWLLPGKAQGQNGTYMYDAIPAGSFTACGGSYSDYRNNSYYGGVSYSDHVGYPSPEVWYMINADAGTNLSISLCGSNYDTFVRLFDAWGNEVASDDDGGCGGNTSLLQHTIGETGVYYVVVEGYSSNTGDYSLSITAAGGGLPAGANMSNAIDAGTFSGVGYYSDIRSNAPSCIGNDIGQPSNDIFYRFTLTNPATVTLSTCGSGFDTYMHLLNSSGAVVATNDDDNLGNQICTTYNEASLRLTLPPGTYYVVTEGYGTNTGNIAFQFSLSQQAAPNISYAQGSYSFPAGIAISSITPANSGGAPYAYGQTVTVAGNGNIGSTDGIASSASFYQPLGLGTDASGDIYVADTGNDRIRKITTSGTVSTFAGSGTGYADGMGSGASFNHPSSISTDASGNVYVGDQTNNRIRQISPSGYVTTKAGNGYAGYADGAALSASFNIPIGTAMDASGTLYVADTWNHRIRKIAVNGTVSTVAGTGATGMTNGNAFSSSFNYPSAVAIGPSNTLYVLDRYNHAIRKIDASGNVSTFAGNGAQGSADGTGTSAQFYYPTGMVIDKQGNLYVADEYNNRLRKVTPAGVVTTIAGNGIAGSLEGIGTSAMLNMPYGIALDPNGNILTSELGNHKVRKVITAPFSISPALPQGLVFDPATGTISGTPSLATTLTAYTVTVSNASGNSSYVLNISTGGSGSGQGPQPSQDRNYVITRRPRGEYLDENSIRNKTAGEVMADIQYIDGLGRLEQTVQFGGNQDASKDLILPSAYDQFGREAIKYLPYITEIGSNGSFRINAITEQQSFYHPGGAGNSGEMLPNGLVRIPTPYAITNFESSPLNRPIEQGAPGNDWQPTASGIVGAGHTIRKEYKSNLASGDYSVRLYNAELINNLSGEYRYSLTGTGFYAANELYLTITKDENYIEGTANFLGQKHEYKDKEGRIILRRLFNWKNNTIEKLSTYYVYDDSGNLSFILTPGVNPDEQSIPSLSNLNNFCYQYRYDNRRRLIEKKLPGKGWEYYVYNKEDRITFIQDANQRNKQLQEWTFNRYDKMGRVIMTGIWQSGNNGNNNLSSPDPSLRLWLQDWSNNHTPTSANRDNNNLATGYNQDDPPGQVLTINYYDDYLFPGNPFNSSVGNQLLHPTGLLTATKINILGTGNYLWTVNYFDNEGKIIQVKSQNHLGGSDIIDNTYSFTDELLTSTRTHVANGNSTTIDITYDYDHMGRRTRARQSINGATPTVLNQLFYNEVGQVKNKQVGDNLQSIDYSYNERGWLTRVNDPNLAITSNKRFSLELRYNHPLQGSMPQWNGNISEQQYRGQESGNQYVKYSYDKLNRLTEGVSSTGFSETGIVYDAMGNIRDLTRTGPYNATLHYNYNDGNQLSNVTNSGSSFRSYDYDLNGNATSDGQGNSINYNMLNLPAIIPGKGLTYTYTATGQKLKKVFAQGAGSVTDYVSGIQYKTDGTIDFIQTDEGRAIRSGASYNYEYTLKDHLGNNRVTVTSSGQVGEDDYYPFGLNVHRQQNDGNKYLYNSKELQEELVQYDYGARFYDPIIARWFSIDPLAEQSRSWAPYIYGKNNPLRFIDPDGMADQDMYGRDRFDSFGRFITPDARGDIDWLGLGQQSANERANSENENSSETSQDNSAASEQPPGGGNPKEIKTFYVFELLTPFVYHHIKFAIEVLHKPSLLVFSRLGYNERRRLALGYWNNPYYKRPFGWQVDEYPFASTLQGGLGASTVLVPAHENSMQGNHLQLMHFSEGELFRVKLIPYKGLEPVVVPVLETKRTPAYSPSYTIPYSAPKLNKGVVAGGVFATFLTYLMYLSLAI; from the coding sequence ATGAACGTTCTACCCACTACCGTTATGGCGCTCCGTGCGCTGTTGCTGCTCATGTGTATATGGCTGTTACCCGGCAAAGCACAAGGCCAGAATGGCACCTATATGTACGACGCCATCCCGGCAGGATCATTTACGGCCTGCGGCGGCTCATACAGCGATTACCGGAACAACTCATATTACGGAGGAGTCAGCTATTCAGATCATGTCGGCTACCCAAGCCCTGAAGTTTGGTATATGATAAACGCAGATGCAGGCACCAACCTTTCTATATCCTTATGCGGGAGCAACTATGATACCTTTGTGCGGTTGTTCGATGCCTGGGGTAATGAAGTGGCCTCAGACGACGATGGCGGTTGCGGAGGCAACACTTCCCTCCTGCAACATACGATTGGAGAAACCGGGGTGTATTATGTGGTTGTGGAAGGCTATAGCAGTAATACCGGCGATTACAGCCTGTCGATCACGGCAGCAGGTGGAGGTTTGCCTGCGGGAGCCAATATGTCCAATGCGATAGATGCCGGAACATTCAGCGGGGTAGGCTATTATAGCGATATACGCAGCAATGCGCCCTCATGTATAGGGAATGATATAGGCCAACCCAGCAATGATATCTTCTACCGTTTTACACTAACTAATCCAGCTACGGTAACGCTTTCAACCTGTGGGAGCGGTTTTGATACCTACATGCATCTGCTCAACAGTAGCGGTGCTGTAGTCGCCACCAATGACGACGATAACCTGGGAAACCAGATATGTACCACTTACAATGAGGCATCTCTCCGTTTGACCCTGCCTCCCGGTACCTATTATGTAGTTACCGAAGGTTACGGTACCAATACAGGTAATATAGCATTTCAATTTAGCCTAAGCCAGCAGGCAGCACCTAATATCAGTTATGCACAGGGCAGTTATAGTTTCCCGGCAGGTATAGCTATCAGTAGTATAACCCCCGCCAACAGCGGTGGAGCTCCGTATGCATACGGGCAGACCGTTACAGTGGCAGGAAATGGCAATATCGGTTCAACTGACGGAATTGCCTCATCCGCCAGTTTCTACCAGCCTTTAGGCCTCGGTACGGATGCCTCGGGTGATATCTATGTGGCTGATACAGGGAACGACCGGATACGCAAGATCACCACCTCGGGCACTGTGAGTACGTTTGCAGGAAGCGGCACCGGCTACGCCGATGGAATGGGCAGTGGCGCAAGCTTTAACCATCCTTCCAGCATCAGTACAGATGCATCCGGTAATGTGTATGTGGGCGACCAGACGAACAACCGCATCCGGCAAATCAGCCCTTCGGGATATGTAACTACAAAAGCCGGCAACGGATATGCAGGTTATGCCGATGGGGCCGCTTTATCGGCCTCCTTCAATATTCCCATCGGTACAGCGATGGACGCTTCAGGGACCCTGTATGTGGCCGATACCTGGAACCACCGCATCCGCAAGATAGCGGTGAACGGTACGGTAAGTACCGTTGCCGGAACAGGTGCAACAGGAATGACGAACGGTAACGCATTTTCTTCCTCGTTCAACTATCCGAGCGCTGTAGCCATTGGGCCATCGAACACGTTGTATGTGCTGGACCGGTATAACCATGCTATCCGTAAGATAGATGCCTCGGGTAATGTAAGTACCTTCGCAGGCAACGGGGCACAAGGCAGTGCGGATGGCACAGGGACATCCGCACAGTTCTATTACCCTACAGGCATGGTGATAGATAAGCAAGGCAACCTGTATGTGGCAGACGAATACAATAACCGGCTGCGTAAGGTAACACCAGCAGGTGTGGTAACCACGATAGCAGGAAACGGCATCGCCGGGTCTTTAGAAGGCATCGGTACATCAGCCATGCTGAACATGCCCTACGGCATCGCCTTAGACCCTAACGGTAATATCCTTACCAGTGAGTTGGGTAATCATAAAGTACGTAAGGTGATCACCGCCCCGTTCAGTATCAGTCCGGCACTGCCACAGGGTTTGGTATTCGACCCGGCCACGGGGACGATCAGTGGCACGCCTTCATTAGCTACAACCTTAACCGCATATACGGTAACCGTGAGCAATGCCAGCGGGAATAGTAGTTACGTCCTGAACATATCGACCGGAGGCAGTGGTAGCGGGCAAGGCCCTCAGCCGAGCCAGGACCGGAACTATGTTATTACCCGCAGACCAAGGGGGGAATATCTCGACGAGAACAGCATAAGAAACAAGACAGCGGGTGAGGTGATGGCTGATATACAGTACATTGATGGCCTCGGGCGATTGGAGCAAACTGTACAATTCGGGGGAAACCAAGACGCCTCTAAAGACTTAATACTTCCAAGTGCCTATGATCAATTTGGAAGAGAAGCTATCAAATACTTACCTTATATTACAGAAATAGGTAGTAATGGCAGTTTTCGTATAAACGCAATCACTGAACAACAATCTTTTTATCACCCAGGCGGAGCGGGCAATAGTGGGGAAATGCTTCCAAACGGACTAGTGCGAATTCCGACACCATATGCTATCACAAACTTTGAGTCATCGCCTTTAAATCGTCCTATTGAGCAGGGGGCTCCTGGCAATGATTGGCAACCAACTGCATCTGGGATCGTGGGTGCAGGACATACGATAAGGAAAGAATATAAGTCAAATTTGGCATCAGGGGACTATTCTGTTAGGTTGTACAATGCGGAGCTTATAAACAACTTATCGGGAGAGTATCGGTATAGTTTAACTGGCACTGGTTTTTACGCAGCTAACGAGCTTTATTTAACGATAACAAAAGACGAGAATTACATTGAAGGGACAGCGAATTTTCTCGGACAGAAGCATGAATACAAAGATAAGGAAGGGCGTATTATACTTAGGCGATTATTCAATTGGAAAAATAATACAATAGAGAAATTATCGACTTATTATGTTTACGATGATAGTGGTAATTTGAGTTTCATACTTACCCCTGGTGTAAATCCTGACGAGCAATCTATTCCAAGTTTGAGTAATTTAAATAACTTTTGTTATCAGTACCGCTATGATAATAGAAGACGATTGATTGAAAAAAAGCTACCCGGCAAAGGGTGGGAATATTACGTGTACAATAAAGAAGATAGGATCACTTTCATTCAAGACGCAAATCAACGAAATAAACAGTTACAAGAGTGGACATTTAATCGTTATGATAAAATGGGGCGCGTTATTATGACTGGGATATGGCAGTCAGGTAACAATGGTAACAATAATTTGTCATCGCCAGATCCAAGCTTGCGACTTTGGCTACAGGACTGGTCTAATAACCACACACCAACCTCTGCTAATCGAGATAATAACAATTTAGCCACTGGTTATAATCAGGATGACCCACCGGGACAAGTATTGACTATAAATTACTATGACGACTATCTTTTTCCTGGAAACCCCTTTAATAGCTCCGTAGGAAATCAACTTCTTCATCCTACAGGATTGTTGACTGCTACAAAGATTAATATTCTAGGAACGGGGAATTATCTATGGACCGTAAATTATTTTGACAATGAAGGAAAAATTATTCAGGTCAAAAGCCAAAATCACCTTGGCGGGAGTGATATTATAGATAATACCTATAGTTTTACTGATGAGTTGCTTACATCTACACGGACTCATGTTGCAAACGGAAATTCGACTACAATTGATATAACATATGATTATGATCATATGGGCAGACGTACTCGTGCTCGTCAGAGTATTAATGGAGCCACGCCTACAGTTCTAAATCAACTTTTCTATAACGAGGTTGGTCAGGTAAAGAACAAACAAGTAGGTGATAACTTACAAAGCATTGATTACAGTTATAATGAACGTGGCTGGCTAACCCGCGTCAACGACCCCAATTTGGCTATAACTAGCAACAAACGCTTTAGTTTAGAATTGCGATACAACCATCCATTACAAGGCTCGATGCCACAATGGAACGGTAATATTTCGGAGCAACAATATCGTGGTCAGGAAAGTGGCAATCAATATGTAAAGTACAGTTATGATAAATTGAACAGGTTGACCGAGGGCGTCTCCAGCACAGGGTTTAGTGAAACTGGCATTGTATACGATGCGATGGGCAATATACGCGACCTTACCCGCACGGGGCCCTACAACGCAACATTACATTATAACTATAATGATGGTAACCAGTTAAGCAACGTAACGAATAGCGGCAGCAGTTTCCGGAGTTATGACTACGACCTCAATGGTAACGCCACAAGTGATGGACAGGGTAACAGCATAAATTATAATATGCTTAACCTGCCTGCCATCATACCAGGAAAAGGTTTGACATACACTTATACAGCTACAGGGCAAAAGCTGAAAAAGGTATTTGCCCAAGGGGCCGGTAGTGTAACAGATTATGTAAGCGGGATACAGTACAAAACAGACGGCACGATAGATTTTATCCAAACGGATGAAGGCCGCGCCATTCGTTCGGGAGCCAGTTACAACTATGAGTACACCCTGAAAGACCATTTGGGAAACAACCGGGTCACGGTAACGTCGAGCGGACAGGTGGGAGAAGATGATTACTATCCATTTGGCTTAAACGTGCACCGGCAGCAAAATGATGGGAATAAATACCTTTACAATAGCAAAGAATTACAGGAAGAACTGGTTCAATATGATTATGGAGCGAGGTTTTATGATCCTATTATAGCTAGATGGTTCAGTATCGATCCTTTAGCAGAGCAGAGTAGATCTTGGGCGCCATACATTTACGGGAAAAACAATCCGCTAAGGTTTATAGATCCTGATGGAATGGCTGACCAAGACATGTATGGCAGAGATAGATTTGATTCATTTGGAAGATTCATAACGCCTGATGCTCGAGGTGATATTGATTGGCTGGGACTTGGTCAGCAATCTGCTAACGAGCGAGCAAATTCTGAAAATGAAAATAGTAGCGAAACAAGTCAAGACAATAGTGCTGCTTCTGAGCAACCACCCGGCGGTGGGAATCCGAAAGAAATAAAAACGTTCTATGTTTTTGAATTGCTAACGCCGTTCGTTTATCATCATATTAAATTCGCAATTGAGGTTTTACACAAACCGTCTCTTTTAGTTTTTAGTAGATTGGGTTATAACGAGCGAAGAAGACTGGCACTTGGATATTGGAACAATCCTTATTACAAAAGACCTTTTGGGTGGCAAGTTGACGAATATCCGTTTGCTTCAACCTTACAGGGTGGTTTGGGAGCAAGCACAGTGCTAGTTCCTGCCCATGAAAATAGCATGCAGGGTAATCATCTTCAATTAATGCATTTTTCTGAAGGTGAATTATTTCGAGTTAAACTGATACCTTATAAGGGACTGGAGCCTGTTGTAGTCCCTGTTTTGGAAACCAAAAGAACTCCGGCTTATAGTCCTTCATATACAATACCTTATAGTGCGCCAAAATTAAATAAAGGTGTCGTTGCAGGAGGAGTATTTGCAACTTTTTTAACATATTTGATGTATTTATCTTTGGCAATTTAA